Proteins co-encoded in one Syntrophorhabdaceae bacterium genomic window:
- a CDS encoding LptF/LptG family permease, producing MKKLNKYLVWNALKILALTELAGMVMFVNIEFFEHMDLFTKSFSNFLLSIGYILLRTPYYLNLILPLAFLISLLILLMLMIRGNEMIVIRTSGISTFSIMKPIVIFSLVLVVISFIFS from the coding sequence TTGAAAAAACTAAATAAATATCTCGTCTGGAATGCCCTGAAAATATTGGCCCTCACGGAGCTTGCAGGCATGGTCATGTTCGTCAATATCGAGTTTTTCGAGCATATGGACCTTTTCACCAAGTCTTTTTCCAATTTTCTCCTCAGCATCGGTTATATCCTTCTCAGGACGCCCTATTATTTAAACCTCATCCTTCCCCTGGCATTTCTCATTTCCCTGCTCATTCTGCTCATGCTCATGATACGGGGTAATGAGATGATCGTCATCCGCACGTCGGGGATCAGCACCTTTTCAATCATGAAACCGATCGTAATTTTCTCTCTCGTTCTGGTGGTGATCTCTTTCATCTTCTCCGA
- a CDS encoding LptF/LptG family permease, translating into MLDLRVNLIGTLNKRFYLYLLKELSYIFLLSLGILTFILVLGRIGQLADLVVNKGVEIKDIILLIVYSSPPYLTFTLPMAFLLSTIVVLGRLSTENEILALKASGVNLKCLFMPMLAIAVIITLFGLINTVILLPKSGVLFKSTLINIVKKGISLDDKEGAFNDTLPGIVVYIDKVNTKDKQLTGILVADDRDRNVKQTISASKGIINLDPDTLDLAFILENGNLQRWDKKADTYNNVSFRNYTFIMNLEKVLPQNFNPRKRPFEMDTAELTAALAKAQSASDRYDLLLEIYKKFTIPLSSLAFVFLTVPLGIKRRVEGKFSGALYSILLFIFYYLLMAVTENVGKVIHLPVLITTMLPNILFVFIGLYLSRELNYEDQTGTAQKLRQIWVYCVEKTK; encoded by the coding sequence ATGTTAGACTTACGCGTGAATTTAATCGGTACGCTTAATAAGAGATTTTATCTCTATCTCCTCAAGGAGCTCTCTTATATTTTCCTTCTCTCTCTCGGGATCCTCACCTTTATTCTGGTGCTGGGGAGGATCGGTCAGCTGGCGGATCTGGTAGTCAATAAAGGTGTTGAGATCAAGGACATTATCCTCCTCATCGTCTATTCTTCGCCGCCCTACCTCACCTTCACCCTTCCCATGGCCTTTCTTCTTTCCACCATCGTCGTCCTCGGAAGATTATCGACTGAAAATGAGATATTGGCGCTCAAGGCCAGCGGAGTCAATCTGAAGTGCCTTTTCATGCCCATGCTCGCTATCGCGGTGATCATCACTCTTTTCGGGCTCATTAACACGGTGATCCTCCTGCCGAAAAGCGGTGTTCTTTTCAAAAGCACCCTGATTAATATTGTGAAAAAAGGGATAAGCCTGGACGATAAGGAAGGCGCTTTCAACGATACCCTTCCCGGTATTGTGGTATACATTGATAAGGTCAATACCAAGGACAAGCAGCTCACGGGCATTCTAGTAGCGGACGACCGGGACAGGAACGTAAAACAAACCATCTCCGCCAGTAAGGGGATTATAAACCTCGATCCGGACACCTTGGACCTGGCTTTTATTCTGGAGAACGGAAATCTCCAGAGATGGGATAAAAAGGCTGATACCTATAACAATGTCTCCTTCAGGAATTATACGTTCATTATGAATCTCGAAAAGGTATTGCCTCAGAATTTCAATCCCCGTAAGAGGCCTTTTGAAATGGATACTGCAGAGCTCACCGCTGCCCTTGCCAAGGCGCAGTCGGCGAGCGACAGGTATGATCTTCTTCTCGAAATTTACAAGAAGTTTACGATTCCCCTCTCTTCCCTGGCATTTGTCTTCCTTACGGTGCCGCTGGGCATAAAACGAAGAGTGGAGGGTAAGTTTTCAGGAGCCTTATACAGTATCCTGCTTTTTATATTCTATTACCTTCTCATGGCAGTCACGGAAAACGTGGGGAAAGTAATCCATCTCCCTGTCCTCATCACCACCATGTTGCCTAATATTTTATTTGTTTTCATAGGTCTTTATCTTTCAAGAGAGCTGAATTATGAGGATCAAACCGGTACCGCGCAGAAACTGAGACAAATTTGGGTATATTGCGTTGAAAAAACTAAATAA
- a CDS encoding metallophosphoesterase, which produces MIRIGVLSDTHLIRVNENLRRTMDTLFSRVDMLIHAGDMVSREVYDYLSTWNLIGVRGNMDDYEVREILPDTRIEQIEGKRIGIMHGRGGPAGIEELVLSEFTDVDLIIFGHSHIPLQTMRGDRILFNPGSFGPSRGYAGTVGLLEISHTIRLSHLGAA; this is translated from the coding sequence ATGATAAGGATTGGTGTTCTTTCCGACACCCATCTCATCCGCGTGAACGAAAATCTCCGGCGCACAATGGACACACTATTCAGCCGCGTTGATATGCTTATACATGCCGGCGATATGGTTTCACGGGAAGTGTATGACTATCTCTCCACATGGAATTTGATTGGAGTAAGAGGAAATATGGATGATTATGAAGTGAGGGAGATCCTGCCGGATACCCGGATCGAGCAAATAGAAGGTAAGAGGATCGGTATAATGCACGGACGGGGTGGTCCCGCGGGGATTGAGGAGCTTGTACTGAGTGAATTCACAGACGTCGACCTCATTATCTTCGGCCATTCCCATATACCGCTTCAGACCATGAGGGGAGACAGGATCCTTTTCAATCCAGGTTCTTTCGGTCCTTCAAGGGGCTATGCGGGGACGGTGGGACTGCTGGAGATCTCTCATACCATACGGCTGAGTCACCTGGGGGCCGCATAA
- a CDS encoding glycoside hydrolase family 57 protein, translated as MEPLYLSFLWHMHQPYYKNLYTGEYLLPWVLLHGTKDYCDMALLLRQFEGLKQNFNVVPSLLVQMTDYETGNARDRYLEIFRKEPRDLSRDEKAFLLNNFFNANWENMIRPFPRYYELLAKRGFYYPKEGIGGIIDYFSYDDLRDIQILFFLSWIDPVFIESYDGLKSLVSKGRRFSEEDKKVVEDAQRHILQSTVPLYKELAASGAMEVSTSPFYHPIVPLLIDSRSAREAMPYVDLPEMLFARPEDGAAQIEEAVRLFTRYFGSAPKGMWPPEGSVSDGALELYMKSGISWIATDEEILFQSLHVDLRRDGNGFLLDPEILYKPFKYEKDGRSLHMVFRDKSLSDLISFHYSRMAPKEAAEDCIRRIRRIGESVRGRISAPLVTIAMDGENAWEHYKNDGRDFLQFLYEGILKESAISPVTISEYLERAPDSGALPHCFAGSWIGHNFAIWIGHVEDNTGWTLLSMTREFLEKEDPGKNNREAWESIYIAEGSDWFWWYGDEHSSENDEVFDFLFRENLANVYRFLGKEPPDILNIPILLEDREVRSDREPINYIYPIVDGRVTNYFDWMGAGFIEGKGHGMAMHEAEAVIKGCYYGFNEKSLFLRVDVSQSFIPDLKDLSFEISLMTKEVHKLVYRVKGDAVEGSLPVRTAFSEILEMEVPFDAFGAKRGDKITIWISLKIKEMIVDRIPKRGYLSVAVPSENFEMEMWYV; from the coding sequence ATGGAGCCTCTTTATCTCTCTTTTCTCTGGCACATGCATCAACCATACTACAAAAACCTGTACACCGGGGAATATCTGCTGCCCTGGGTCCTCCTCCATGGGACAAAAGATTATTGCGATATGGCGCTCCTGCTCAGGCAATTCGAGGGCTTGAAGCAGAATTTCAACGTGGTGCCTTCCCTTCTCGTCCAGATGACCGATTACGAGACGGGAAATGCGCGCGACAGGTATCTCGAGATATTCAGGAAAGAACCCCGTGACCTTTCCCGGGATGAAAAGGCTTTTTTATTAAATAATTTTTTCAATGCGAACTGGGAAAACATGATAAGGCCCTTTCCCAGGTATTATGAGCTTCTCGCTAAAAGGGGCTTCTATTATCCGAAGGAAGGCATTGGCGGCATAATCGACTATTTCTCCTATGACGACCTGCGGGATATCCAGATCTTGTTCTTTCTCTCATGGATAGACCCTGTGTTCATCGAGAGCTACGATGGCTTGAAATCCCTCGTTTCCAAGGGGAGGAGGTTCAGCGAAGAGGACAAGAAGGTCGTCGAGGACGCACAGCGCCACATACTTCAAAGTACGGTGCCCCTCTACAAGGAGCTTGCCGCGAGCGGAGCGATGGAGGTTTCTACCTCTCCCTTCTATCACCCTATCGTTCCCCTTCTTATTGACAGCCGCTCCGCAAGAGAGGCGATGCCTTATGTAGATCTGCCCGAAATGTTGTTTGCGAGGCCTGAAGACGGCGCCGCTCAGATCGAGGAGGCGGTCCGCCTTTTCACCCGATATTTCGGGTCCGCACCCAAAGGCATGTGGCCCCCTGAAGGTTCGGTGAGCGATGGAGCCCTCGAGCTCTATATGAAAAGCGGAATCTCATGGATCGCCACGGATGAAGAGATACTATTTCAGAGTCTTCACGTTGATTTAAGACGGGACGGAAATGGATTCCTTCTGGACCCTGAGATCCTTTATAAGCCGTTCAAATATGAGAAGGACGGGAGATCTCTCCATATGGTTTTCCGCGATAAGAGCCTCTCCGATCTTATCTCCTTCCATTATTCCCGAATGGCGCCCAAGGAAGCTGCCGAAGACTGCATCCGGAGGATCAGGAGGATCGGCGAATCGGTGAGGGGGAGAATAAGCGCACCCCTTGTCACCATCGCCATGGATGGGGAAAATGCGTGGGAGCATTACAAGAATGACGGCCGCGATTTCCTCCAGTTTCTTTATGAGGGTATATTGAAAGAGAGCGCGATCTCGCCCGTGACAATCTCCGAATACCTGGAGAGGGCGCCTGATTCGGGTGCACTGCCCCATTGTTTCGCGGGCTCGTGGATAGGCCATAATTTCGCCATATGGATCGGTCATGTGGAGGATAATACGGGTTGGACTCTCCTGTCCATGACCCGTGAATTCCTCGAAAAGGAGGACCCGGGGAAAAACAACAGAGAGGCGTGGGAATCGATCTATATCGCCGAAGGGAGCGATTGGTTCTGGTGGTACGGTGACGAGCATTCTTCGGAAAATGATGAGGTTTTCGATTTTCTTTTCCGTGAGAACCTTGCAAACGTGTACCGTTTCCTGGGAAAGGAACCCCCCGACATCCTCAACATTCCAATCCTTCTCGAAGACCGGGAAGTAAGGTCCGACAGGGAGCCGATAAATTATATTTATCCCATAGTCGATGGACGGGTGACCAATTATTTTGACTGGATGGGCGCCGGCTTCATCGAAGGCAAAGGCCATGGAATGGCCATGCATGAAGCGGAAGCCGTCATAAAGGGATGTTACTACGGATTCAACGAAAAGTCCCTTTTCCTCCGGGTGGACGTGAGCCAGTCCTTTATTCCGGACCTGAAAGACCTCTCCTTCGAGATCAGCCTTATGACCAAAGAGGTTCACAAACTGGTCTATCGTGTAAAGGGAGACGCAGTGGAAGGTTCCCTGCCGGTGCGGACGGCTTTTTCGGAGATCCTGGAGATGGAAGTGCCTTTCGACGC